One window of the Chitinophaga niabensis genome contains the following:
- a CDS encoding polysaccharide deacetylase family protein: MRWSIVFFVFVAQLAVAQHRKITITVEDKDAVVTVAPLRYNKSFACSFTLDDGYISAARVALPYFNGGQVAAPFKDQWGFDEGGDGADYPGLYYTDGCGNAVSFKAAVAINAKAIHFSWDELAQMKQAGWDILNHSFTHATGKDVKAGWEVEENTRTVQQRLQHNMQQFVIPGGKDDHLSAPFYTNAAFAQGLKVVHSGQYPDYWIEPSTREDWNRLCAGRLFLNSKTSMTDVVFNGIREHLATGKYYWLNTFTHSVGNDDLWNISYRFADFKELFNRLAKEYGKEGKDNIWFAPPEAVHAYENIRRTVKPLITRSGHQFNISFDVNTLEKYNALTFLVQSSTAIKEVKGVNCTIESYNGKLINITW; this comes from the coding sequence ATGAGATGGAGCATAGTATTTTTTGTATTCGTAGCTCAGCTGGCAGTTGCACAGCACCGTAAGATCACCATTACGGTAGAGGATAAGGATGCGGTAGTCACTGTAGCCCCGTTGCGTTATAATAAAAGTTTCGCCTGCAGCTTTACGCTGGATGATGGCTATATATCTGCAGCACGTGTGGCGCTCCCATACTTTAACGGCGGCCAGGTAGCTGCCCCGTTCAAAGATCAATGGGGTTTTGACGAAGGTGGCGATGGCGCAGATTATCCCGGGCTTTATTATACAGATGGTTGCGGAAATGCGGTTTCCTTTAAAGCTGCAGTAGCTATTAACGCCAAAGCCATTCATTTTTCCTGGGATGAGCTGGCACAGATGAAACAAGCAGGCTGGGACATCCTGAATCATAGCTTCACCCACGCTACGGGGAAAGATGTGAAAGCCGGATGGGAAGTGGAAGAGAATACCCGTACAGTACAACAGCGCCTGCAGCATAACATGCAGCAGTTTGTAATACCAGGCGGAAAAGATGATCACCTGAGCGCGCCGTTTTACACCAATGCCGCTTTTGCACAAGGCCTGAAAGTAGTGCATAGCGGGCAGTACCCGGACTACTGGATAGAACCATCCACACGGGAAGACTGGAACAGGCTCTGTGCAGGCAGGTTATTCCTGAACAGTAAAACCAGTATGACGGACGTCGTATTCAATGGAATAAGGGAACACCTTGCAACCGGGAAATATTATTGGCTGAACACTTTCACACACAGTGTAGGCAACGATGATCTGTGGAATATCAGTTACCGCTTTGCTGATTTTAAGGAGTTATTCAATCGACTGGCAAAGGAGTATGGAAAGGAAGGAAAAGACAACATATGGTTTGCTCCACCGGAAGCAGTACATGCCTATGAAAATATACGCCGTACCGTGAAACCCCTGATCACCCGTTCGGGGCACCAGTTCAATATCAGCTTTGATGTGAACACCCTGGAAAAATACAACGCGCTAACGTTCCTGGTGCAAAGCAGTACCGCCATCAAAGAAGTAAAGGGTGTTAATTGCACGATTGAAAGTTATAATGGAAAACTGATCAATATAACCTGGTAA
- a CDS encoding alpha/beta hydrolase, with the protein MKKQIMSLLLACMVLPLAILAQTGKVFDNLSLPSKILKGDRKFAIYLPPDYETSQRNYPVMYLLHGAGDDQTGWIQFGEVLNITDKAIREGKATPMIIVMPDANTGRRGYANDIKGEWRYEDFFFQELIPFIEKNYRARSEKRYRAVAGLSMGGEGTFTYALHHPELFAAACPLSAATGPMVPEDVTKWMQRRGQDSIATAAQIKTYYERQSVLYLVNNMPDDKKKAVRWYIDCGDDDFLFEGNSLVHIAMRKKEIPHEFRIRDGGHSWGYWRTALPEVLDFVSASFHQF; encoded by the coding sequence ATGAAGAAACAAATAATGTCACTGCTATTGGCATGTATGGTGCTTCCCCTGGCAATACTTGCACAAACGGGGAAAGTGTTTGATAACCTCAGCCTGCCCAGTAAAATATTAAAGGGAGACAGGAAGTTTGCCATTTATCTGCCCCCTGATTATGAAACATCCCAACGTAATTATCCTGTGATGTACCTGCTGCATGGCGCAGGAGATGATCAAACCGGCTGGATCCAGTTCGGCGAAGTATTGAACATTACGGATAAAGCTATCCGTGAAGGCAAAGCTACCCCTATGATCATTGTAATGCCCGATGCCAATACCGGCCGCCGTGGTTACGCGAACGATATCAAAGGGGAATGGCGTTATGAAGATTTTTTCTTCCAGGAACTGATCCCTTTCATAGAAAAAAACTATCGTGCCAGATCAGAAAAACGCTACCGCGCGGTAGCAGGCCTTTCAATGGGCGGAGAAGGTACTTTCACCTATGCCCTGCATCATCCTGAACTATTCGCTGCCGCCTGCCCCTTAAGTGCAGCCACCGGCCCGATGGTACCAGAGGATGTTACTAAATGGATGCAGCGCCGCGGCCAGGATTCCATTGCTACGGCTGCGCAGATCAAAACCTATTATGAAAGGCAGAGTGTGTTGTACCTGGTGAACAATATGCCGGATGATAAAAAGAAGGCAGTGCGCTGGTATATTGATTGCGGTGATGATGATTTCCTGTTTGAAGGAAACTCCCTCGTGCATATCGCTATGCGCAAAAAAGAGATCCCTCATGAATTCCGGATCCGGGATGGAGGCCATAGCTGGGGTTACTGGCGTACGGCATTACCGGAAGTGCTGGATTTTGTTTCTGCTTCCTTCCACCAATTCTAA
- a CDS encoding family 78 glycoside hydrolase catalytic domain: protein MRSIILVICLLFASYVSAQSTMQVTDLRCEYMQEPLGIDAAVPRFTWRLTDTKDTKGQKQTAYRVLVASSKFLLDQNKGDIWDSGETTSDQSALVTFKGRPLRSNEDCYWKVKAVDKDGRSTSWSSTARFSIGLLQTTDWKGPWIKHPDAAKETHIWYRKNFTLDKVNTAFVHVASMGYHELYINGQKADSRVLAPALTRIDRRVMYVTYDVTALLKKGKNTIAVWYGPGWSRNEFFGRTIFPSLRVQMNAGTFSLATDASWKCQVSSSKNTGGNQYEDHGAEYIDARLYIPNWHSTAFNDSEWRNAVETNHKVSLSAHNMEPARIIETVPATGVTDTIKGIYKVDMGKNYTGWLEVKLHGMSAGDTVKIMVADDPVTIQDWSQGNIYICKGEEGETFRNRFNYTAGRYVNISGLKRKPSAADVKGFVIATDIERTGRFSSSSNLFNKIYETDLWTYRMCTTEGFTADCPHRERLGYGEEVFATAWGIGLPNYQVGAFYTKHVRDWSDVQEHDGWIHHTAPQWNEHYGGPMWSSAGLNVAWEFYRTYGDKRILEANYNTSKRWLEFLHTKSQFGLLEAFFGGGKFLGDWAAPGGRKEFGGTPEATFFNNCVYAMNLSTMIEIAGILRHPEDAVLYSKRLRFLKTRINAQFFDPALNIYMNGDQVQTAFPLMTGIVPEKLYATVLANFKEKISAPDAYFDMGSSGLPVLLKFLIEYEEYHEAFARILSKTNEPSYGYFLEMGETTWPEYWSVDVTSKIHTCFTGISSWFVKSLAGIRADPAHPGFQSFLVKPSPVKGVTFAEAETTSLYGVIKSSWKKEGGRFTLNVTVPVNSQATVYMPGEKVNSFKEVKVIGKEKGHILLQVPSGRYTFVAEN, encoded by the coding sequence ATGCGTTCTATCATATTAGTTATCTGCCTTTTGTTTGCTTCATATGTATCCGCACAAAGCACGATGCAGGTAACCGATCTCCGGTGTGAATACATGCAGGAACCGTTAGGCATTGATGCAGCAGTGCCCCGTTTCACCTGGAGGCTAACTGATACAAAAGATACAAAAGGCCAGAAGCAAACAGCTTACCGGGTATTAGTGGCAAGCAGTAAATTCCTGCTGGATCAAAATAAAGGAGATATCTGGGATAGCGGAGAAACCACATCAGATCAATCCGCCCTCGTAACATTTAAAGGCAGGCCATTACGCTCCAATGAAGATTGTTACTGGAAAGTAAAGGCGGTGGATAAAGATGGCCGGAGTACCTCCTGGAGCAGCACTGCACGCTTTTCCATAGGCCTGCTTCAAACTACAGACTGGAAAGGACCATGGATAAAACATCCGGATGCAGCTAAAGAAACCCATATCTGGTACCGGAAGAATTTTACCCTGGATAAAGTGAATACAGCCTTCGTACATGTGGCATCCATGGGATATCATGAACTATATATCAATGGCCAAAAAGCCGATAGCCGCGTACTGGCACCCGCATTAACTCGTATCGACAGAAGAGTGATGTATGTAACATATGATGTTACAGCACTGCTGAAAAAAGGAAAGAATACGATCGCTGTATGGTATGGACCCGGATGGTCGCGGAATGAGTTCTTTGGCAGAACCATCTTCCCTTCTCTAAGGGTACAGATGAATGCCGGAACTTTCTCTCTCGCCACGGATGCCAGCTGGAAATGCCAGGTGAGCTCCAGTAAGAACACCGGAGGAAATCAATATGAGGATCATGGCGCTGAATACATAGACGCACGGTTATACATTCCGAACTGGCATTCAACAGCCTTCAACGACAGCGAATGGCGAAACGCCGTGGAAACAAATCATAAGGTGAGTTTATCTGCGCACAATATGGAGCCTGCCCGGATCATTGAAACAGTGCCCGCTACCGGTGTTACCGATACCATAAAAGGCATCTATAAAGTGGATATGGGCAAAAACTATACAGGCTGGCTGGAAGTAAAACTGCATGGCATGTCTGCCGGAGACACAGTAAAGATCATGGTGGCAGACGATCCTGTAACTATACAGGACTGGTCACAGGGTAATATCTATATCTGCAAAGGAGAAGAAGGGGAAACATTCCGCAACCGCTTCAACTATACCGCTGGCCGTTATGTGAATATCAGCGGACTGAAACGGAAACCTTCAGCAGCTGATGTAAAGGGCTTTGTTATTGCCACAGACATAGAACGCACCGGCCGCTTTTCTTCTTCCAGTAACCTGTTTAATAAGATCTATGAAACAGATCTCTGGACGTACCGCATGTGTACCACAGAGGGATTTACGGCGGATTGTCCACATAGGGAACGCCTGGGTTATGGAGAAGAAGTTTTTGCCACCGCCTGGGGTATAGGCCTGCCTAACTACCAGGTTGGCGCGTTTTATACCAAACACGTAAGAGACTGGTCTGATGTGCAGGAACACGATGGATGGATCCATCATACCGCACCGCAATGGAATGAACATTATGGCGGACCAATGTGGAGCAGTGCAGGGCTGAACGTGGCCTGGGAGTTTTACCGTACTTACGGTGATAAGAGGATCCTGGAGGCCAATTACAATACCAGCAAAAGATGGCTGGAGTTCCTGCATACCAAAAGCCAGTTTGGTTTGCTGGAAGCTTTCTTCGGCGGTGGTAAGTTCCTTGGAGATTGGGCGGCACCCGGTGGAAGGAAAGAGTTTGGCGGTACACCGGAAGCTACCTTCTTCAATAACTGTGTGTATGCCATGAATCTTAGTACCATGATTGAAATAGCAGGTATACTAAGGCATCCTGAAGATGCCGTGTTATACAGCAAAAGATTGAGGTTCCTGAAAACCCGTATCAATGCACAGTTCTTCGATCCGGCATTGAATATCTATATGAACGGGGACCAGGTGCAAACTGCATTCCCTTTAATGACCGGTATTGTTCCTGAAAAGTTATATGCCACCGTGCTCGCTAACTTTAAAGAAAAGATCTCCGCACCGGATGCTTATTTTGATATGGGGAGTTCCGGTCTGCCGGTGCTCCTGAAATTCCTGATAGAATACGAGGAGTATCATGAGGCATTCGCCCGCATCCTCTCTAAAACCAATGAGCCCAGCTATGGTTATTTCCTCGAAATGGGAGAAACCACCTGGCCTGAATACTGGAGTGTAGATGTGACCAGTAAGATCCATACCTGCTTCACAGGCATTTCCTCCTGGTTTGTCAAAAGCCTGGCTGGTATCCGTGCTGATCCCGCGCACCCCGGTTTCCAGTCCTTCCTGGTAAAACCATCCCCGGTGAAAGGTGTAACTTTTGCTGAGGCCGAAACCACTTCGTTGTATGGTGTGATCAAAAGCAGTTGGAAAAAGGAGGGTGGCAGATTTACATTGAATGTTACAGTGCCTGTAAACTCCCAGGCCACTGTTTACATGCCGGGAGAAAAGGTGAACAGCTTTAAAGAAGTAAAAGTGATAGGGAAGGAGAAGGGCCATATATTATTGCAGGTGCCCTCAGGCCGGTATACTTTTGTTGCTGAGAACTGA
- a CDS encoding RNA polymerase sigma factor, whose translation MPVQKVSHEMDLLDKVSQGDEKAFGEIFHLYRNKVYTIAFRLTVASPVAEEILLDVFLQVWLKREELKEVKHFKAWLFTITRNRTFSMLKQMAAQKMAIPIPEDGDELLLRATEHPGEHLQEKEYRQILRQAVTRLSPQQKKVYTLIKEQGLKRDEAASALNIAPETVKRHLSEAMHFIRVYCLARLGMLASLTLLKELL comes from the coding sequence ATGCCTGTTCAGAAAGTTAGTCACGAGATGGATCTGCTTGATAAAGTGTCGCAGGGAGATGAAAAGGCTTTTGGTGAGATCTTTCACCTATACCGTAATAAAGTATATACCATCGCCTTCAGGCTTACTGTAGCCAGCCCCGTGGCTGAAGAGATATTGCTGGATGTATTCCTGCAGGTTTGGCTGAAAAGGGAAGAGCTGAAGGAAGTGAAGCATTTCAAAGCCTGGTTGTTCACTATCACCCGTAACAGGACCTTCAGCATGCTCAAACAAATGGCTGCGCAAAAAATGGCGATCCCCATACCGGAGGACGGGGACGAGCTCCTGCTGCGTGCCACAGAACATCCCGGGGAACATTTGCAGGAAAAGGAATACCGGCAGATCCTCCGCCAGGCCGTCACAAGGTTATCCCCCCAGCAGAAAAAAGTATATACACTCATTAAAGAACAGGGCCTCAAAAGAGACGAAGCCGCCAGCGCATTGAATATTGCCCCTGAAACAGTTAAACGCCATCTCTCGGAAGCCATGCACTTTATCCGCGTCTATTGCCTTGCCAGGCTTGGTATGTTAGCGTCACTCACCCTCCTGAAGGAGTTGCTCTGA
- a CDS encoding FecR family protein, with product MNQSCSEQDKEKLFAMMADKENDASLKEVIEKVMNEPGEEIKIEEERADEILSVLQQAIPRKHKRGRVAAITRWAAAAAVVTGLGTLYWIYPSSKPSKNGQLATSVPAQDIQPASQGAILTLGDGKQVTLDSLQKGVIANQGGTHVSLTQGTIAYDDHRAEEISYNTLSTPKGRLFHLVLPDGSDVWLNAASAVTYPTSFSGKERVVTLKGEAYFDIKPDAKRPFSVKLTDNTEVKVLGTAFNINAYENERVIATTLINGSVQVNAGNNSSILKPGYQASIARISPGIQVNRADTSQVLAWKNGIFNFEGADIQVVMKQLERWYDIDVQYENGIPGITFGGKMDRNLSLSNIMRMLEISDVHCRLEGKKLIIRQ from the coding sequence ATGAACCAATCCTGTTCTGAACAGGATAAAGAAAAGCTGTTTGCCATGATGGCGGACAAGGAAAACGATGCCAGTTTGAAGGAGGTGATAGAGAAGGTGATGAATGAACCGGGAGAGGAAATAAAGATAGAAGAGGAGCGGGCAGACGAGATCCTGTCTGTATTGCAGCAAGCCATCCCCCGGAAGCATAAACGCGGAAGGGTAGCAGCCATTACCCGCTGGGCAGCTGCTGCGGCAGTTGTAACAGGCCTTGGCACACTGTATTGGATCTATCCCTCTTCTAAACCATCTAAGAACGGGCAACTGGCAACATCAGTCCCGGCACAGGATATACAACCTGCCAGCCAGGGTGCCATCCTCACGCTGGGCGATGGAAAACAGGTAACACTGGACAGCCTGCAGAAAGGCGTGATCGCCAACCAGGGCGGTACCCATGTATCATTAACGCAGGGCACCATTGCTTACGATGACCATCGTGCGGAAGAGATCAGTTATAATACGCTGAGCACACCCAAGGGCCGGTTATTCCATCTCGTATTACCGGATGGCAGTGATGTATGGCTGAACGCAGCCAGCGCAGTCACCTATCCCACCAGTTTTTCAGGAAAGGAACGGGTAGTTACACTGAAAGGGGAAGCTTATTTCGATATTAAGCCGGATGCAAAAAGACCTTTCTCCGTAAAGCTTACGGACAATACGGAAGTGAAGGTGCTCGGTACTGCCTTCAACATTAACGCATATGAAAATGAACGGGTAATTGCCACTACCCTTATAAATGGGAGTGTACAGGTGAACGCAGGGAATAACAGTTCAATATTGAAACCGGGTTACCAGGCCAGCATTGCACGTATCTCTCCTGGCATACAGGTGAACCGCGCAGATACCAGCCAGGTTCTTGCCTGGAAGAATGGCATCTTCAATTTTGAAGGCGCCGATATTCAGGTAGTGATGAAACAACTGGAGCGCTGGTACGATATAGATGTACAATATGAAAATGGAATACCCGGTATTACTTTCGGGGGAAAAATGGACAGAAACCTAAGCCTGTCTAATATCATGAGGATGCTGGAGATCTCTGATGTGCATTGCAGGCTTGAAGGGAAAAAGCTTATCATAAGACAATAA
- a CDS encoding TonB-dependent receptor: protein MFTSTFKTGKPRLLLILLVFVCMQASAFAQTVTISARQLPLKEVFSQLEKQTGYVVFYNAALLGKTKPVSVTAKDMAIEAFLKTIMADQPIDYEINSKTITIKAKVTGNTVTQNRTPGSQEPPLKGNVMDEEGNPLPGATVSVAGTSRGVQTNEKGEFTIEAGSKDVLFVTYIGYDRQVIRVDAIKFPLTVKLAVSKKSMNEVVVIGYGSVKKSDLTGAVSSVKMSDIDNVPVTRVDQMLQGRIAGAEFVSTDGEPGAATTVRIRGTRSISASNEPLYIVDGLMDAIKSLNELNPSDIASINVLKDASSTAIYGSRGSNGVIIITTKSGADKQGKTSFTFRSDVGISELPRELDIMNATEFAQMQNDRYYFSAAANQTKPLEEYPYPNPLALGEGTDWTREISRNAPYQNYTLSATGGDKTTQYYFSANYNDNQGIIKRSGLQRYQVRLNLDRTISKFVKAGVRFNFSNVKRALNNADIGTNTLWYRSTLFLAPTIAAYKPDGSFNDWNSQWYSGTLFDSPLANVLLKTNDRVEKSLSSMLYLEVKPLRNVTLRSTISYSDYNLNDDQFTPSTMPTRVKANTGAYAYKRSYTDNNILNENTITYRNTWNKRHNFDAMYGFTIQKKNFVNLTASGSGYFVDDVGPNDLSALPSRETVNLGSSLENLARVSHLGRLNYNYNNKYYLTVTMRADGASNFSADNKWAYFPSAAFRWNVMNEPFMKEFNKLDEFAIRLSGGTSGNDAISRYQSLARLASTTGGAIFSGAQPVAYYPSRISNEGLSWEKTTTYNAGIDLSLFNKRLGIVLEVYQSNTSDLLLTVQLPTHVGFGSRLANIGKTSNKGIELTVDHENIRRRNFTWSTTFTIAHNKQMVEDIGGLDRVATYNNAHGAQYMMYGYEKGRPLNALWGMQYAGVWKSNDEITKDKTEKKWASSAVSYYSPGRQRYIDQNHDGLLDNKDLVYLGNADPKVYGGLQNSFRYKRLYASFYFNYSVGGDIYNPVELFMGTGTYLSNQFRYMVNAWHPVRNPNSDYPRADSKDDIPNDRFVHDATFLRLKNISLGYSFDLSRLTGKKLQSLALTLSGNNLYLWKYYNGYDPEVSTQSEGSTIRRMDNGAYPASRTFTFGAELKF, encoded by the coding sequence ATGTTCACATCTACTTTCAAAACGGGGAAGCCCCGGCTACTGTTGATACTGCTAGTGTTTGTTTGCATGCAGGCCAGCGCCTTTGCCCAAACAGTGACCATAAGTGCCAGGCAGCTTCCGCTGAAAGAGGTCTTTAGTCAGCTGGAGAAACAGACTGGTTATGTAGTGTTCTATAATGCCGCATTGCTGGGTAAAACCAAACCGGTATCTGTAACTGCCAAAGACATGGCCATTGAAGCCTTCCTGAAAACGATCATGGCAGATCAGCCTATCGACTACGAGATCAATAGCAAAACCATTACCATCAAAGCAAAAGTAACAGGAAATACCGTCACCCAAAATAGAACGCCCGGATCACAGGAACCTCCGCTGAAGGGAAACGTGATGGATGAAGAAGGAAATCCATTACCCGGCGCCACAGTATCTGTTGCAGGCACTTCACGCGGCGTGCAGACCAATGAAAAAGGCGAGTTTACAATAGAAGCCGGCAGTAAGGACGTACTTTTTGTAACATATATCGGTTACGACCGGCAGGTGATCAGGGTCGATGCTATCAAATTTCCACTAACGGTAAAGCTGGCGGTCTCTAAGAAAAGCATGAACGAGGTGGTGGTGATCGGTTATGGCAGCGTGAAGAAGAGCGACCTTACCGGCGCAGTATCTTCCGTGAAAATGTCTGATATAGACAATGTGCCGGTTACACGTGTGGACCAGATGTTACAGGGCAGGATAGCAGGAGCAGAGTTTGTATCTACTGATGGAGAACCCGGAGCTGCTACTACCGTGCGTATCCGGGGAACACGTTCCATCTCTGCCAGTAATGAACCATTGTATATTGTAGATGGCTTGATGGATGCCATCAAAAGCCTCAATGAACTCAATCCTTCAGATATTGCTTCCATCAACGTTTTAAAAGACGCCTCTTCCACAGCTATTTACGGTTCCCGTGGTAGTAACGGTGTTATCATCATCACCACAAAATCCGGTGCGGACAAACAGGGCAAAACATCCTTCACTTTCCGCAGTGATGTGGGGATCTCTGAATTACCCCGTGAGCTGGATATTATGAATGCCACAGAGTTTGCCCAGATGCAGAACGACCGTTATTACTTCAGCGCTGCTGCCAACCAAACAAAGCCGCTGGAGGAATATCCTTACCCCAATCCATTAGCACTGGGAGAAGGCACTGACTGGACGAGGGAAATATCCCGCAATGCTCCTTATCAGAACTATACGCTGTCTGCCACCGGAGGTGATAAAACCACACAATACTATTTCTCTGCCAACTATAACGATAACCAGGGTATCATCAAACGCAGCGGCCTGCAGCGTTACCAGGTGCGCCTGAACTTAGACAGGACTATCAGTAAATTTGTGAAGGCAGGCGTTCGCTTCAACTTCTCTAATGTAAAACGTGCGCTGAATAACGCGGATATAGGCACTAACACTTTATGGTACCGTTCCACACTTTTCCTGGCACCTACTATTGCTGCATATAAACCGGATGGGTCTTTCAATGACTGGAACTCTCAATGGTACAGCGGTACTTTATTTGATTCCCCGCTGGCAAACGTATTGCTGAAAACAAACGACAGGGTGGAAAAGAGCCTTAGCTCTATGTTATATCTTGAGGTGAAGCCTCTAAGGAATGTAACACTGCGTTCCACGATCTCTTATTCAGATTACAACCTGAACGATGATCAGTTCACGCCATCCACCATGCCCACCCGTGTGAAAGCAAATACCGGCGCTTACGCATATAAACGCAGTTATACGGATAACAACATCCTGAACGAAAACACCATCACGTACCGGAACACCTGGAACAAACGCCACAATTTCGATGCGATGTACGGATTCACCATACAGAAGAAAAATTTTGTGAACCTCACTGCCAGCGGCAGCGGTTACTTTGTGGATGATGTAGGGCCAAACGATCTGTCTGCTCTGCCTTCCAGGGAAACTGTTAACCTGGGCTCTTCCCTGGAGAACCTGGCACGTGTATCTCATCTGGGCCGCCTGAACTATAATTATAATAACAAATACTATTTAACGGTTACCATGCGTGCGGACGGTGCCTCCAACTTCTCTGCGGATAACAAATGGGCTTATTTCCCCTCTGCCGCATTCCGCTGGAATGTAATGAATGAACCATTCATGAAGGAGTTCAATAAGCTGGATGAATTTGCTATCCGCCTGAGTGGAGGTACTTCCGGTAATGATGCTATCTCCCGTTATCAGTCACTGGCCCGCCTGGCCTCCACAACAGGCGGCGCTATTTTCAGCGGCGCACAGCCGGTAGCTTATTACCCTTCCCGTATTTCCAATGAAGGCCTCAGCTGGGAAAAGACCACTACCTATAATGCAGGTATAGACCTTTCCTTATTCAACAAACGCCTGGGTATAGTACTGGAAGTATACCAGAGCAATACTTCAGACCTCCTGCTCACCGTGCAGCTGCCTACGCATGTAGGGTTTGGTTCCCGCCTGGCGAACATTGGCAAAACATCCAACAAAGGGATTGAACTCACTGTCGACCATGAAAACATCCGCCGCCGCAACTTTACCTGGTCTACCACTTTCACTATTGCACATAACAAACAGATGGTGGAAGATATAGGCGGGCTGGACAGGGTGGCTACTTACAACAATGCTCATGGCGCGCAGTATATGATGTACGGATATGAGAAAGGCCGCCCGCTGAATGCCCTCTGGGGTATGCAGTATGCAGGTGTATGGAAAAGCAACGATGAGATTACGAAGGATAAAACAGAAAAGAAATGGGCTTCCTCCGCCGTAAGTTATTATTCTCCCGGCCGCCAGCGTTATATCGATCAGAACCATGATGGCCTCCTTGATAATAAGGACCTGGTATACCTGGGGAATGCAGATCCCAAAGTATATGGTGGTTTGCAGAACTCCTTCCGTTATAAGCGGCTGTATGCATCTTTTTACTTCAACTACTCCGTTGGAGGAGATATCTATAACCCGGTTGAATTGTTCATGGGTACCGGTACTTATCTCAGCAACCAGTTCCGTTACATGGTGAATGCATGGCATCCGGTGCGGAATCCTAACTCAGACTATCCAAGGGCAGATTCAAAAGATGATATTCCTAACGACCGTTTTGTACATGATGCTACTTTCCTGCGTCTGAAAAACATCTCATTGGGTTACTCTTTCGATCTATCCCGCCTTACCGGTAAAAAGCTGCAATCACTGGCGCTTACGCTCAGCGGTAATAACCTGTATCTCTGGAAATATTACAATGGCTACGATCCGGAAGTATCCACGCAAAGCGAGGGTTCTACCATCCGCCGTATGGATAATGGTGCTTACCCGGCCAGCAGAACGTTCACTTTTGGTGCTGAATTAAAATTCTAA